The DNA region ATTATAGCTCGACATCACCGAGTCTCTTCTGACCATCTCTCGttttctccaccaccacttttcTTGATAGACAACATGGCGGATGTTCAGGAACGCCTCAAGAAGCTCGGTGCTTCCGCTCGTATCGGTATGTTGGATTGTCCCTCCGTCCCTCCCTCATTGTCAAAATGAGTCGTCACCCCGCACTTGGACCGATCGGCTAACCCACCTTTCCTTGACAGGGTATGTTTAGATGCGAATTCTTCCATTctgtcgacgacaacaacaacgatgaCGAACTCGATTCTAACATGTATCTGTGACGAATAGTGGCAAGGGTACTCCCCGGAGAAAGGTCAAGCGTGCGCCTGCCCGCTCCGCCGGCGATGACAAGAAGCTCCAGGCTTccctcaagaagctcaatgTCCAGCCCATCCAGGCCATTGAGGAGGTGAACATGTTCAAGAGCGACGGTAACGTCATCCACTTCGCCGCTCCCAAGGGTCCGTCACTCCGATACCAGATAATGGGAAGGGATATGAGGTACTAACTGGCAATAGTTCATGCCGCCGTCCCCGCTAACACCTTCGCCATCTACGGCAACGGTGAGGATAAGGAGCTGACTGAGCTCGTTCCCGGGATCCTTAACCAGCTC from Podospora pseudoanserina strain CBS 124.78 chromosome 1, whole genome shotgun sequence includes:
- the EGD1 gene encoding Nascent polypeptide-associated complex subunit beta (BUSCO:EOG092653SU; EggNog:ENOG503P2BQ; COG:K), producing MADVQERLKKLGASARIGGKGTPRRKVKRAPARSAGDDKKLQASLKKLNVQPIQAIEEVNMFKSDGNVIHFAAPKVHAAVPANTFAIYGNGEDKELTELVPGILNQLGPDSLASLRKLAESYQNLQKGEKADEEDDIPDLVAGENFENKVE